One genomic segment of Schistosoma haematobium chromosome 6, whole genome shotgun sequence includes these proteins:
- the NKIRAS2_1 gene encoding NF-kappa-B inhibitor-interacting Ras-like protein 2, variant 2 (EggNog:ENOG410VE1V~COG:T), whose amino-acid sequence MIIIHLRIYFNYQISTYEDTYNAVVETDRGFKEKVRIYDLGGMTKLEKHFVNCADAFILVYDISDSKSFSSVQSLKQDIDRYREKRDLCIVLSCHKVDKPKDATLDSTEVSRWSQSEKVANIFETTVYDRQSLMNLFTWTVSRITQSQSKSGFSFGKKDVR is encoded by the exons ATGATAATCATTCATTtaagaatatattttaattaccaGATTTCGACTTATGAAGACACTTATAATGCCGTTGTCGAGACAGATCGTGGTTTTAAAGAAAAAGTTCGAATTTACGATCTTGGAGGGATGACTAAATTGGAAAAACATTTTGTGAATTGTGCTGATGCATTCATTTTGGTATATGATATAAGCGATTCCAAATCTTTCAGCTCTGTTCAAAGTTTAAAACAAGAC ATTGACAGATATCGCGAGAAACGTGATTTATGTATTGTACTTAGCTGTCACAAAGTTGATAAACCTAAAGATGCAACTTTAGATTCTACAGAAGTTTCTCGATGGTCTCAATCGGAGAAAG tggcaaatatatttgaaacaaCTGTGTATGACCGCCAATCACTCATGAATTTATTCACATGGACTGTTTCCCGTATCACTCAGTCCCAAA GTAAATCAGGATTTTCATTCGGTAAAAAGGATGTTCGGTGA